A window from Peromyscus eremicus chromosome 1, PerEre_H2_v1, whole genome shotgun sequence encodes these proteins:
- the Ccnd1 gene encoding G1/S-specific cyclin-D1 → MEHQLLCCEVETIRRAYPDTNLLNDRVLRAMLKTEETCAPSVSYFKCVQREIVPSMRKIVATWMLEVCEEQKCEEEVFPLAMNYLDRFLSLEPLKKSRLQLLGAACMFVASKMKETIPLTAEKLCIYTDNSIRPEELLQMELLLVNKLKWNLAAMTPHDFIEHFLSKMPEADENKQIIRKHAQTFVALCATDVKFISNPPSMVAAGSVVAAMQGLNLGSPNNFLSCYCTTHFLSGVIKCDPDCLRACQEQIEALLESSLRQAQQNVDPKATEEEGEAEGETDLACTPTDVRDVDI, encoded by the exons ATGGAACACCAGCTCCTGTGCTGCGAAGTGGAGACCATCCGCCGTGCGTACCCTGACACCAACCTCCTCAACGACCGAGTGCTGCGAGCTATGCTCAAGACCGAGGAGACCTGCGCGCCCTCCGTGTCTTACTTCAAGTGCGTGCAGAGGGAGATTGTGCCGTCCATGCGGAAAATCGTGGCcacctggatgctggag GTCTGCGAGGAGCAGAAGTGTGAAGAGGAGGTCTTCCCGCTGGCCATGAACTACCTGGACCGCTTCCTGTCGCTGGAGCCCCTGAAGAAGAGCCGCCTGCAGCTGCTGGGGGCCGCCTGCATGTTCGTAGCCTCCAAGATGAAGGAGACCATTCCCCTGACCGCCGAGAAGTTGTGCATCTACACTGACAATTCTATCCGGCCCGAGGAGCTGCTG CAAATGGAACTGCTTCTGGTGAACAAGCTCAAGTGGAACCTGGCTGCCATGACTCCCCACGATTTCATCGAACACTTCCTCTCCAAAATGCCAGAGGCGGATGAGAACAAGCAGATCATCCGCAAGCATGCGCAAACCTTTGTGGCTCTCTGTGCCACAG ATGTGAAGTTCATTTCCAACCCCCCCTCCATGGTGGCTGCTGGGAGCGTGGTGGCCGCGATGCAAGGCCTGAACCTGGGCAGCCCCAACAACTTCCTGTCGTGCTACTGCACAACGCACTTTCTTTCCGGAGTGATCAAGTGTGACCCG GACTGCCTCCGCGCCTGCCAGGAACAGATTGAAGCCCTTCTGGAGTCTAGCCTGCGCCAAGCCCAGCAGAACGTTGATCCCAAGGCCACCGAAGAGGAGGGGGAAGCGGAGGGAGAGACTGACCTGGCCTGCACACCCACTGACGTGCGAGACGTGGACATCTGA